CATCGCGTTTTAACTGGTAATGCCGGATTTGATGCAGCGTTCATTACCATTGCCAGGCCAGCCTCTATTGTACCCGCACTGATGCCGGGTCTTTCTTTCCTGAAGCATCCTTCAGTAAATCATTCACCCCGTATTGATACAGACTGGGAAGATGCGGAAACTGCCCGCTTCAATCTGCGGCTACGCACAAAGTGCCTCTTCAATAACAACGCTGTACTGGAAAAGATGCTGGCGGACTGTTCCTGGCTGGTTCAGCGGCTTAATCATGCTTCCTAAGCCTGAGAACGTCTGCCAGCGTACATTTCCCTTCTCTGAATTGCGTATAAATACTTATCCTCATCTCATTTTATTCTCCTAACTTTACGCTCCGCAATCATCAGATATTGCGCTATCCCAAAACGACTGGCACTGAAAATATCAAGCCCTGCCTGCGGCAGGGAGAATTATTCCGATCCTGATATTTATTATTATCCAAACACCCCAAAAACAAACGTCATGCGTACAGCTGAAGTTCATGTAGGCGAAAACGGCCATGTAGATCTCGCCGTTCCCAAAGGCACTAAATTGGAAGACCTGAGCAAACTGCAAACAATGGTGATTAGGCAAATCAATCCGAGAGGCTGCCAGGCCTGTCTTTCCGGCGTTCACTTCAACATCAGGGAAAAACTGGAAGAAGTGATCAACGTAGATCTGGACAAAATGGCTGTTGTCAAAGATGTAGCCGCTGCTCATCGTTAATGTTGCACTGCCGCTTCCGGCTATCTACCGGAAGCGGCTATTAAATCCATTCATCATGTCACACATTATTTCTCCTGCAGGAACCGGGCATCTTTATCAACAATCCATTCCACAGCTGGGAGTTGGGCTGTTGTACAATCCTTCTCTGGAATTATACCTGGATAGCTGCCCCGATAGTTGCGACTATGTTGAAATTATTCCTGATATGTTCTGGACTGACCGCGGCAGCCGCCATTTCCCGAGGTTTGAAGAAATAGAATCCTGGATGAAAGTACTGAACAGGTTAGCGGCGCACTTTCCGCTGACAGCTCACAACATCTCTTATTCCCTCGGCAGTGCCGGGGTTTTCGATAAGGAATATCTTTATAAAATGAAGGAGTGGCATGAACGTTATCATTTCAAATGGCATAGCGATCACCTCTCTTTTGTGAAAGTCCATAACGACCAGCACGAGGAACATAACGCAGGACTGGCAGTACCGGTTCCTTACGATTACGAGGTACTGGACATGATTGGTGGCAGGATCAATGCGATCCGCCGCGTCATCGATACGCCTTTCCTGGTGGAGAACAATGTATATTTTATAGATCTCCCCGAACAGGATCTCAGTGAAACCGGTTTTCTGAACGAGCTCTCACATGATACGTCCTGTGGGCTGCTGCTGGATATCCATAATGTATACACCAATTCCGTCAATCATCACTTTGATCCCAGGAATTTTATTGCACAACTGGAGCTGAACAAGGTGGTTGAAATACATATCGCCGGGGGTAATGACCTTGGTGGTATGTATACCGATTCTCACGCAGGCCCTTGTCCACCTGCAGTTTGGGAGCTTCTCGATTATACGTTACCGTTAGTACCGAATTTGTGTGGCATCACCTTCGAATTTCATGAATCTTATTTTCACCTGCTGCAGTTCGAAGGGATCACGCGGGAACTGAACAGAGCAAAAACCTCCTGGAACCTTTATCATACCTGAGTATATGTCGTTGTTATCATTTCAGCAGGCATTAACAGACCTGATTGCTTCACCGCAGCTATGTGTGCAGTTACGGCATCATCCGGAGGAAACGCTGGCCCCGTATGATCTTACGGCCAGGGAACGATTCCGGTTACAGACAGTAGTCATGCAACATGGCATGTCTGTCAGTTGCACGTTGTATCGTGTCAACAGGATCACGCCGGTTTATACTATGCTTCCCTATACCTGTTTTTTGTTGGGAGCAGCATTGATACCATTGGCAGAAGAATTCTGGACTATCGATAACAGGTCGGATCTTCAGTTCAAAAGGGAGATCAATATTTTCGGAGAATTTCTGTTGAAGAAAATAAACGAAGGAACATTACAGAACCCATATCTGGCAGAGATCATCCGGATGGAGCTGGCCATCAATGAGCTGAAATTCCTGCCTAAAGAATCTTTGCTGGCAGCCAACACCAGCGAATTAGCCGAACACCCACTTGTCAGAATGGTGCCTTTCGTTCATCCGCCGGAAAAGTTGCTGACCGCGCTGGCAGCAATGCAGCAGCCGGGGCAGGAAACGAGAGGTACCTACTGGCTGGTGATTGATTATCGTGGTGAGGAGATGATCTTTGCAGAAAAGCTGCCAGCTGCCAGCGAATAGCAGCCGGCGCCAGCAGTTTCTTATACTTTTATTCTGGAAGACATGATGGCGATGGCAGCGCCCATTACTGCAATCATTGTAAATGCCACCCCGAGGTTGGTAGCCTGTGCCACAAATCCGATGAGCGGCGGTCCGAACAGGAAGCCCAGGTAGCCGATAGTAGATACAGTTGCCAGTGCCATGCCCGGTGGCATGATCGTGCTTCTGCCGGCAGCACTGTACACCAGCGGTACCACCGCGGATACACCTGCCCCCACCAGCATGAATCCGAGTGAAGCGGGCAGAAAATAAGGAAAGATCACCGCTACCATCAGGCCGATGGCGGTGAGCGTGCCGCTGATCAGCAACATCTTCTTCACGCCAAACCTGGTAGTCAGGTAATCTGCTACAAAACGGCCGGAAGCCATCGTACTCATAAATGCAGCGTATCCGGATCCGGACCAGCCTTCACGTACCTGCAGTACTCTGCGGAAATATACACCACTCCAGTCGAACATCGTTCCCTCACATATCATAGAGCACATGGCAATAATGCCGAGCGTGAAGAGGAAGACGTCAGGTTTCCCGAACAGGGAGGGCGCGTTGTTTTCGTTAGGCACCCTGGGCACAAGTTTATTCATGGTAACCAATACCAGCGTCCAGGCAACGCCGGTGATAATGAGGAAGTGGTATACCGGTGCAAGGTGCAAACCAGTCATCCATGTACCGAAGGCCGCACCGGTGAATCCGGCCACACTCCACAACCCGTGAAAGGAAGCCATGATAGACCGCCCGTACATGGCCTCTACTCCTACCGCCTGCGTATTCACCGCTATATTGGCGAGGTTACCACAGAAACCGAAGAATACCAGGAATATACTCAGCTCCCAGGATGTTTGGGCCAGTCCGAGTACCGGCAAAACGGCGGCATAAGCTACTGCAGCAATCAGCAATACCTGTCTGCTGCTGAATTTGGAAACCAGTATTCCTGCAATAGGCAGAGAAATGATAGAGCCAACAGGCAACGCCAGCAATACGCTACCCAGGCCCGCGTCGTTCAGTTTCAATGCCTGCTGGATATCGGGTATACGTGAAGCCCAGCTGGAAAAACATAAGCCGGTGAGGAAAAACAACGCACTTACCGCAATACGCGTCGCCCGCTTGTTGACCATCACCATTGATAATTCCTGTAACATTCGATCAATTTCATTATAAAAATAAATGCCTGATTCTCTTTCTGAGTGCTAAACTATCTGTATGCCCAGATTGGCGTACTGTTTCAGCGAGGGCAGATCTGGTTTATCTGTTACAATAGTATCCAGGTCTGTTATATTACATATTTTGAATGGCTCTGCAGTACCCATTTTGTCGCTGGTTGCCAGCGCAATTGTTCTATTGGCAGCTTCCACCATAGCGGTTTTGATATCAGATTCTTCCAGGCAAAGCCCGGTCACTCCTGCTGTGGGGTGTAAACTGCAAACTCCCAGGAAACAGATATCCGCGCGCAATTTCTCCAACATCCTGATAGTATCGAAACCAACGGCAGTCCGCGATTCCTTACCAATTAGTCCACCAGTGAAGATCACTTCTATCAGCGGATGTTCCACCAGCTGTGCAACTACCGGAACGCTGTTGGTAATAACCCTGATATTCAGATTAGGTGGGAACAATGCGGCCAGCATCAGTGTAGAAGTACCCCCGTCGAGGATAATGGTTTGTCCGTTCTGAAGATATCCCAGTGCCTTCTGCGCGATATATTTTTTATCTTCTTCATGATACTGGATCCGTTCCTTGAAGGAATAGGGGTTGGGAGAATGCGGTATAGCTCCGCCTCTTACCTTGATCAGCTGTCCGTTTTGGGCCAGTGATTCAAGATCCCTGCGTACCGTATCTTCGGATACCTGCAGGTCGTTGCTCAGTTCTACCTGTGTTACCTTGTGATCCGTCTGCAACTTCCGGAGAATGTAATCCAGCCGTTCCTCTTTCAGCATATATTTGCCATTTTCTGCAATATTATGAAAGATTTTGCGATATTTTGCAGAATATGGCATAAATTTGCAAAAAACAGCAAAATATGGCAAGAATAGCAATTGACATGGACAATGTAATGGCTGATCTCACCCAACATCTGTTGGATATTTATGAGCAGGAGTATGGTCAGGTGATAGCTCCTGAAAGCATCCGGGATATACCTGAGGGAGAAGCGTTGCCAGATGGGGTTGCGCTGAAATTACTTTATTCTCCGGGCTTTTTCAGGGGCATACCGGTGATGCCGGGCAGCCAGGAAGTAATCAGGGCATTGATGGAAAAGCATGAAGTATTTGTGGTATCTGCTGCTACTGAATTTCCTTTATCTCTTGCGGAGAAACAGGCATGGCTGGGCGAGCACTTTCCTTTCATCAGCTGGAAGAATATAGTGTTTTGTGGTTCGAAAACGATTGTGGAGGCGGATTATATGATAGACGACCATGAAAAGAACCTCGCTCCTTTCCTGGCAAAGGGTACTCCGTTATTATTTACTGCTCCTCACAATTTCTCGCTCACGGGTTATAAGCGCCTGGACAACTGGGAGCAGGTGGCTGAATACTTTGCAGTGAATAAAGTAGCGGCTGTATAAGCGCGCTGGCTTACCTGGTTTCCAGGAGTTGCAATTTCTTCTCCAGGACATGCAATCTGCGGGCATATTGTTGTGCTTCCGCGCATTTATCCAGGTAGGCCTCCACCCAGTTAACATCCTGCTTCAATTGTTGCGGATCGGTGAACCAGGCAGGTGCAATACCTGATTTCGACTGCAATAGCTGTAGCTGTTCGTGACTGAAACGGGCAGTATCCAGCCAGTCGGATATCACTTCGATGTCCAGTTCCAGCTTGTTGGCCAGTTGCTGTGTGGTGATCTTGTTTTGTGCAAGATACAGTTGCAGCAGTTCTCCCTGATGTAATATGCTTCCGTCGAGCGAATTCCATTGATAGAATTCTTCCATTGTTACAGGAATCGCCTCCAGCAGCACTTCCAGCTTGGATCTTTTAATCGAGGGCTGTGAAAAATAACGATACAACCCCTGAGGGGTAAGCTCCGCTTTCTTTGCGTAGTGCAGGATAATAATTTCCTTTTGTCGCAATATGCGCCTTAGCCTGGCGCCGGCATGTACATAATAAGGAACGGCCATGTATCATGGGTTTGGGTTAAAAAAACAGGGTGTATACAAATGTAACAGTTTTATATTCTCAATATAACATTATTTAAAAAGATTTTTAAATAAATCCACGGCTAAACAGCTATCAGATATCATTACAATAATTTCCAATCATTCTAATTCTTTTGTTTACGGCATGCTGCCAGTTCCTTTCTGGTCTGCAGCAGTTCATCTTTCAGCGCAGCATGGCTCTTCAACAGCTGCGTATATTCTTCCAGTTGTTTATAATATTTCTCTCTCAGCAACATCATTTCTTCGCTATCGGTATTCCTGGTTTCATGCAATGTTCCCGGGTTCAGGAATTGGTCCGTACTCATGTCCAGTCCCTTTGCAACCCGGTCCAGTTCATCCGGGGAAAAATTGGTTTTCTCAAACAGGTTATACATTGTTCTTCTGCTCATTCCCAGACGGCCTGCCAGCTTGCTCTTATTCAATCCTTTCTCCGCGATAATATTCTGAAGACGTTCACCATGGTGCATACTTTTACCATTGCCTGGCTGCAGTGTATTCCATCTCATGAACTCGTCGGGCGTGATCCCTATCAGTGCACAAAAACGCTCCATAGTGGCTCTTTTCATGTCACTTTTCCGTAAATGATAATGGGCAATCTGGTTGGTAAAACCAGCCATGACAGCGAAATCGACAATTTTAATCTTCTTCTGTTTCAGTATCTGCTTCAACCTCTGTCCCATGTGAATCAGGCTAGTCTGCATCCTATACTTTTTTATGATAATGCTACAGACAGGACTCGTCCCTGTTGTATTACCGTATAATTTAAACAATTAATAGTTCATTCTGTAAATAAAAATGTCAATTTAATGAAAATAATACAAGAGTAGGCGCAGAAACAGAGAAGGGATTGGGTAACTAACGTAAACGGTTATACGCAGTAACAAATATTCAAATTGATAACAATAAAATCATAATAAAAGAAGATGCTTATCATCGTGTGTTCTCTACACACTTATTTTACAGCAAACAACATCACATACAAATCAATATATCCCTTAAAACACAATACTACAGCCAATCATAAACGAAAATATTTTTTTCATAAAAAGTAAAAATTTATACTTATAAATTGCATATTTATAAATACATTTGCTGATATCAAAAGTTGTAATGATTATGTTTCTACAGGACACAATTTTATTTGTTAACCATATCCAATAATTCTGAAAAAACTATTCCATTATGAGTAAAGATGCTATTAATGTGTTGCTTGATATCCATACCAAACTGTCCAGCTTACCTGTACTTTTTAGAGAAAAGGTATGTGAAGAATGCAATTGGAGTACGCCTACATTCTACCGGAAAATGCGAGGAAGAGACAAACCGAATCCAAATGAGAAGGGAAAAGTCATTCCAGCACTCAGTAATGCGGAAAAACAGAAAATCATTGAGATTATGAATGAAGTATTTGCACAGGGCGAAATATACCTGGAAAAATACCAGAGAGCTGCCCGATAAGCTGCTTTTCTATTTTCATCCGCTGTCTGTAGAAATATTTTCCACAACAACATCTTCCTAAAGCCTTGCTCCTCCGGGAAACAAGGCTTTACTATTATCTCCCCGGCAGTTTTCTGTATCTCCACACAAACAACTAATCAGCTTCTTTCAACTATACATTATCAACTAAGTTTTTCTTTTTAAAACTAAATTCTTAGTTTTAAGGTTATAAAACTGATGCTATGTACTGTTTAATGACCCGCGCGACCGCCACAGTAATCTTTTTGCTGCTCTTCCTGCATATACAGGCACAGCAGGCGATAGACCGTTCACAGGTGATGGAATACCTTCAGAATCAGCAATACGACAATGCAATTGGTTATCTGCAGCCACGGATCAACGAAAAAGATCCCGGCCAGTTGCAGCTGCTTGCTTATACTTATTATCTCTCCGGCAAAGCCAGGGAAGCCATTACTACCTATGAGAAGGTAGTGGCGCTTGACAGCAATATCATCACAGCCCACCAATACCTGGCTGCTCTGAGCATACAAACGGAAGCTCCCACCATGGCGATTCCTCACTACCTGCAGCTGCTACGCCTGCAACCGGGCAATGCCACGGTTACCCGCCAACTGAGCTTTGCGTTTTATGCAGCGAAACAGGCTGATTCCGGTTTTGTATGGCTCCAGCGGGCCTATGCGCTGAATCCCGCCGATCCCAAGGTGGTAGCCCGCCTCGGAGAAGCATTGCTGGAACACTCGGAACATCAGCGGGCCGACAGCGTCGTTCGGGCCTTCCTGGCAACGGATTCCCTGCAGCCCTCTGTTATTATGGTAGCCGTACGCTCCGCCTGGTACCTGAAAGACTATGCCCGCTGCGACACCCTGGGCAACCAGTTAATGGAGCTCAAATCAATTTCTCTCAATACTTACGCGATCGTGGCAGCGGCATTGTATAATCTTAAAAAATATAAAGAATGTATAGGTATCCACGAATTTCTGCAATCATTCCAGTTGCAATCAGAAGCAGTGATGTACTATGCAGCGCTCTCCAATACTGCATTGAAAAATTATGATGTCAGTAATGAATTACTCCAGACCTGTATAGACCTTGCCACCTCTAAAAGCCTGGATGACTATTACTGTGGAAAATCTACCAACTACGAAGGGCTGCGACAATACAAAACCGCTATCGCCAACCTGGATACTGCATATTATCTTTTCCGTGCCCCCCTGCGCCAGTACAGCATCGGCAGGATATATGATGTTAGTCTTAAGAACAAGGAACAAGCCACCCGGTACTATAAACGTTTTATGCAGATAGCAGACCGTAACAAAAAACAGGAAGCGGATATTTATAAGTATCTGCACTCCTATGTTGGAAAATAATCCGGATTTAAGATGCTTTTTTAGAATTTTTCTACCTAAGCCAGGTGTTTTTTCTTAAATTTAAAGCCCGTTAGGAAAAATGCTTGTACTTAACCAATAAACAATTACGGTGCTATGTCGTACCCATACCAGATCAAGAGTATAGAAGACTATCAGCAGGCTTATCAACAAAGTGTTATGGACCCGGAGGGCTTCTGGGCCAATATTGCGGACCATTTTTACTGGCGCCGCAAATGGGATAAGGTATTAGACTGGAATTTCAAGGATCCGGAAATCAAATGGTTCACCGGTGCGAAACTGAACATCACAGAAAATTGTCTCGACCGTCACCTGGGTACCCTGGGCAACAGGCCCGCTATCATCTGGGAGCCTAATGACCCCGAAGAACATCATCGCATTATTACTTACCGCGACTTATATAATAAAGTCTGCCAGTTTGCAAATGTGCTCAAGAATAACGGTGTTAAGAAAGGCGACCGGGTTTGTATTTACATGGGTATGATCCCTGAACTGGCTATTGCCGTACTGGCCTGTGCACGTATCGGCGCCATCCACTCTGTAGTATTCGGAGGTTTCAGTGCACAGAGTATTGCAGACAGAATACAGGATGCTCAGTGCAGCCTCGTTATCACTTGCGACGGCGCTTTCCGCGGCGCTAAGGACATCCCGTTGAAATCTGTTATGGATGATGCGCTGATGGCCTGCCCCAGTGTAAAAAAAGTAATTGTATGTACCCGTACCCGTACTCCTATCAGTATGCTGAAAGGCAGGGATGTATGGTGGGAAGATGAAATCAAGCAGGTAGAAACAATGGGCAACCCTCCTTGTCCGGCTGAAGAAATGGATGCAGAAGATCTGCTGTTTATCCTTTATACTTCCGGTTCTACCGGCAAGCCTAAAGGGGTTGTACATACCTGTGGCGGTTACATGGTCTATGCCAACTATACATTTGTAAATACTTTCCAGTATCAGCCAGGCGAAGTATATTTCTGTACTGCTGATGTTGGCTGGATCACTGGTCATAGTTATATCGTTTACGGTCCGCTCAGTGCAGGCGCCACCACCCTGATGTTCGAAGGGGTACCTACTTATCCGGATGCCGGCAGGCTTTGGGAAATAACTGACAAGTTCAGGGTGAATATCCTGTATACCGCCCCTACTGCTATTCGCAGCCTGATGAGCTACGGTCTTGGCCCGGTGAATCACAAGGATCTCAGCTCCCTCAGGAAACTGGGCAGCGTGGGCGAACCAATCAATGAGGAAGCCTGGCACTGGTTCAAGGATAATATAGGTAAAGGCAAATGCCCGATTGTGGATACCTGGTGGCAAACAGAAACCGGTGGTATCATGATCACTCCCATTGCCGGTATCACCAAAGAAAAACCGGGCTATGCCACTTTACCACTTCCCGGCGTACAGCCTATCCTCGTCGACGAAAATGGGAAGGAGCTGAAAGGAAACGGTGTAAGCGGCAACCTTTGCATCAAATTCCCCTGGCCAGGTATGCTTCGCAGCACTTATGGCGATCACGAACGCTTCCGTAAAACCTACTTCACCACTTACGAGAACCTCTACTTTACCGGCGATGGTTGCTTACGGGATGAAGACGGATATTATAAAATCACTGGTCGTGTAGATGATGTGCTCAACGTTAGTGGTCACCGTATTGGTACCGCGGAAGTGGAAAACGCCATCAACATGCACGCCGGCGTAGTAGAAAGCGCAGTAGTTGGGTATCCTCACGAAATAAAAGGACAGGGTATATACGCTTACGTGATCATGGAACGACTGACCCACGATCCGGAGCTGACCAAGAAAGATATCGCGCAGACAGTAGGCCGCATCATTGGCCCTATCGCCAAACCGGATAAGATACAGATTGTTTCCGGCCTGCCGAAAACAAGATCCGGAAAGATCATGCGCCGTATCCTCCGCAAGATCGCTGAAAACGAACTGGACAACCTGGGCGATACTTCCACATTACTTGATCCTACCGTTGTAGAAGAGATCAAAGCCGGACGATTATAAAATATTTTCCGCATTTTTGTAGAAAGGGATGTAGAAACTTACTTCTACGTCCCTTCTTTATAATACAACCGATGAAGCCATTCTTTAAGAAACTAGCCTGGATCTGTCTGTCTCTTTTTATATTACTCAATGTAATAGCAGCCTTTCATGCCTGGAAATTCACTCATTTCTACGACGACAAAGGGCATAAAAACAAGCTGCCGGAGCAAATGAACATGGGTGAAAAACTGCAGATGATATTTTTTGGTGTCCGTATTTCAAAATCAGTAACAGCGGTACACCCTACTGTTCCTTACGAAACAATATGGCTGAAAACCAAAGACAATCTGAAGCTGGAAGGCTGGTGGATACCGGTCGACGCCCCTGCGGGTACGGTGATCCTGTTTCATGGGTATAACGGTAATAAAGGTTCTCTTCTTCCGGAGGCAGAACGCTTCCGCAGACTGGGTTATAATACTTTCCTGCTCGATTTCCGTGCTCATGGCAACAGCGATGGCCATGCTTGTACCATTGGGTACCGGGAGGCCGAAGATGTAAAACTGGCCTGGGATTACGTTCGCGGCAGGAGCGACAATCCGGTAATACTCTGGGGAGTAAGCATGGGTGCTGCAGCCATATTAAAGGCGGTGCCGGAATACCAGCTGACACCTGAAAAGCTGATCCTTCAATGTCCGTTTGCAACACTTACAGATGCGGTGAAAAGCCGTATGCGAGCTGTGCATCTTCCGGCCAGTCCTCTTTCCCAACTGCTAACCTTCTGGGGAGGCCTGGAACTGGGTTTCAACGCAAGTACTTTTAAACCTGAGAGTTACGCCCGGCAGATCCATATACCGGTACTTTATTTCTACGGCCAGAAGGATATCAGGGTAATGCCTCACGAAACACAGGAAGTATTTACGCATCTTTCCTCCCAACAGAAGAAGCTGTATATTTTCCCCGATGCCGGCCACCAGTCTTTCTGCGGCAAGGATTCAGTTGCCTGGATGAGGGAGGTTACCGCATTCCTGCAATAAAAAAGCGCGCACCATACGAGTGGAGCGCGCTCTTCACAGGATCTGACCCTTCATGTTTTATATTGGAGTCATGGTGCAGGATCACTGCGCCACTAGATGCCGTACAACCGCTGTTGAATACTAAATTAAAGCAGATGGCTGCCGCCGGAAGTCACCCTGAAATGTTCAGCAAAAACCTTACCGACGTATTACAACCGGAGTACCTACTTTCAATATTTCGTATAATTCATTCACATCTCCATTTTTCATACTAATGCATCCCAAAGTCCAGTTAATCCGGGACTCCACATAGCTATCGCGGATACCGGAATGAGTTTCCACACCATGTATACCTATTCCCCCGCCAATAGTAGCGTTGAAAGATACTTTACCTTCTTCCTGAGCATGGTGGAATTTCTGCCAGGATGCCTCGTTTGGATAATCCAACAGCATAAACCGGCTCCAGCTATTATCATAGCGTTTACTCTGAATATGGAATGTACCTTCAGGAGTTCTCCGATCCCCTTCCACCAGTTTATCCCCCTGATCACGACTTCCGAAAACAACCTTGTAGATCTTTCTCAAAGTCACATCTTCATACACATACAATCTGTAATCACTCTTGTCTATAAGCAGAAAAATTTTGTCCGGATCAATGTTGGCTGTGGTCAATCTTACAGAGTATAAATCAGATTCGCTGTTAAATCCACTTAGTGGCAATAGCAGCATGGCAGCTATCCACCAGTAATGACGACACTTGTTCATAGGAGCTATAAATATCCTGATAACGGTTTTTGAGGGAGAAATATTGTAATTACGAATTAGGAATTACGAATTACGAAATAGCGGGTAGATAGTAGCGAAGCTAATCTTCGCGCTTACTATCTACCCGCCATTTCGTAATTCGTAATTACTGGTGTCCGGTAAAACTTAGGCTTGATCAAAAAGCCTAGGTTTTACGGGCATAAAAGGTTCAAAAAAGGGATATTTAAAGTTCCAGGCCCCTATGTGGCAAATAGCAAAAGCGGAGAATCTTTAGCTTTATACTGATTGAACCTGTCTAAAAGGCTTTTTTCGGCCGCCGTGATAAAGGCTTTAAGGTTCATATAAGTCATCATATGTAGCCTGACCATACTAACCAGATTAGAAAAGGACCATTTGCATTTGTAGTTAGAGCTGATTACTTTAAGAATAAGATCAGCAATCATTACACACCAGATTTGTATTTTAATAGCATTGGGGCTATCTCCCAGAAAGTATCTAAGGGGATAATTTTGCTTTAGCCGCTTAAATAATAATTCAATCTGCCACCTTTTATGATAACAATCAGCTATAGTAGCAGGTTTGAGATGAAAATCATTAGTTATAAATTCAAAGATATGGCCGCTTTTTTTGTCCTTATAAGTAATAAGTCGGGCCTTTACCTTAGCATTTTTTTTATTATGATTATGTCCTAACTCAATTTCCCGGTCAGCTAAAACCCCCTTGTTTACCTGCGACTCACTGATGGGACGATCTTCGATAATTGTATGAATGGAACTATCGATGTTACGGGTTATCCATGTAATGGCTCCTTCATCCAAAGTGTTATAAGCACTATAGTCTCTGTATCCTTTATCAAATACCAGGATTGACCCGGCAGGTAACACCACTTTTTTAAGAAAGGAAACATCAGCTTTGGCAGCAGCGCTGAATCTAACCATACAGGGTACATCCTGATCGCTTCTCATTAAAGTGTGTACTTTAATACCGCCTTTGCGTCTTCCATCCATATCAGATTTACCTGCCCCTTTTAATATCTGCTGAAACAGGCTGATAGTGGTAGAATCAAACAGATAAAGTTTTGATGCCAGTTTTGCCGGCCGGCTGTCCGGTAAAAATTGTCCATACCGCTTTAATAGTTCCAGGTAGATGGCTTCAAAAACTTTTGTACCTCTACGTATACTGGCATCAGAAATAGTACTCCTTCTGGGCGGATGGGTGATGCCCAGATGGGCTAGTCGGTGCTCCCAGGCCAGCATGCCTGTAGTAACCTCCCGCAAGGAGCTACACTGATTAATTATACTGTAAAGTAGCGTCACCAGATGA
The genomic region above belongs to Chitinophaga sp. 180180018-3 and contains:
- a CDS encoding helix-turn-helix transcriptional regulator, with protein sequence MQTSLIHMGQRLKQILKQKKIKIVDFAVMAGFTNQIAHYHLRKSDMKRATMERFCALIGITPDEFMRWNTLQPGNGKSMHHGERLQNIIAEKGLNKSKLAGRLGMSRRTMYNLFEKTNFSPDELDRVAKGLDMSTDQFLNPGTLHETRNTDSEEMMLLREKYYKQLEEYTQLLKSHAALKDELLQTRKELAACRKQKN
- a CDS encoding DeoR/GlpR family DNA-binding transcription regulator, which codes for MLKEERLDYILRKLQTDHKVTQVELSNDLQVSEDTVRRDLESLAQNGQLIKVRGGAIPHSPNPYSFKERIQYHEEDKKYIAQKALGYLQNGQTIILDGGTSTLMLAALFPPNLNIRVITNSVPVVAQLVEHPLIEVIFTGGLIGKESRTAVGFDTIRMLEKLRADICFLGVCSLHPTAGVTGLCLEESDIKTAMVEAANRTIALATSDKMGTAEPFKICNITDLDTIVTDKPDLPSLKQYANLGIQIV
- a CDS encoding 5'(3')-deoxyribonucleotidase, whose amino-acid sequence is MARIAIDMDNVMADLTQHLLDIYEQEYGQVIAPESIRDIPEGEALPDGVALKLLYSPGFFRGIPVMPGSQEVIRALMEKHEVFVVSAATEFPLSLAEKQAWLGEHFPFISWKNIVFCGSKTIVEADYMIDDHEKNLAPFLAKGTPLLFTAPHNFSLTGYKRLDNWEQVAEYFAVNKVAAV
- the acs gene encoding acetate--CoA ligase, encoding MSYPYQIKSIEDYQQAYQQSVMDPEGFWANIADHFYWRRKWDKVLDWNFKDPEIKWFTGAKLNITENCLDRHLGTLGNRPAIIWEPNDPEEHHRIITYRDLYNKVCQFANVLKNNGVKKGDRVCIYMGMIPELAIAVLACARIGAIHSVVFGGFSAQSIADRIQDAQCSLVITCDGAFRGAKDIPLKSVMDDALMACPSVKKVIVCTRTRTPISMLKGRDVWWEDEIKQVETMGNPPCPAEEMDAEDLLFILYTSGSTGKPKGVVHTCGGYMVYANYTFVNTFQYQPGEVYFCTADVGWITGHSYIVYGPLSAGATTLMFEGVPTYPDAGRLWEITDKFRVNILYTAPTAIRSLMSYGLGPVNHKDLSSLRKLGSVGEPINEEAWHWFKDNIGKGKCPIVDTWWQTETGGIMITPIAGITKEKPGYATLPLPGVQPILVDENGKELKGNGVSGNLCIKFPWPGMLRSTYGDHERFRKTYFTTYENLYFTGDGCLRDEDGYYKITGRVDDVLNVSGHRIGTAEVENAINMHAGVVESAVVGYPHEIKGQGIYAYVIMERLTHDPELTKKDIAQTVGRIIGPIAKPDKIQIVSGLPKTRSGKIMRRILRKIAENELDNLGDTSTLLDPTVVEEIKAGRL
- a CDS encoding DUF692 family multinuclear iron-containing protein, encoding MSHIISPAGTGHLYQQSIPQLGVGLLYNPSLELYLDSCPDSCDYVEIIPDMFWTDRGSRHFPRFEEIESWMKVLNRLAAHFPLTAHNISYSLGSAGVFDKEYLYKMKEWHERYHFKWHSDHLSFVKVHNDQHEEHNAGLAVPVPYDYEVLDMIGGRINAIRRVIDTPFLVENNVYFIDLPEQDLSETGFLNELSHDTSCGLLLDIHNVYTNSVNHHFDPRNFIAQLELNKVVEIHIAGGNDLGGMYTDSHAGPCPPAVWELLDYTLPLVPNLCGITFEFHESYFHLLQFEGITRELNRAKTSWNLYHT
- a CDS encoding MFS transporter, which encodes MLQELSMVMVNKRATRIAVSALFFLTGLCFSSWASRIPDIQQALKLNDAGLGSVLLALPVGSIISLPIAGILVSKFSSRQVLLIAAVAYAAVLPVLGLAQTSWELSIFLVFFGFCGNLANIAVNTQAVGVEAMYGRSIMASFHGLWSVAGFTGAAFGTWMTGLHLAPVYHFLIITGVAWTLVLVTMNKLVPRVPNENNAPSLFGKPDVFLFTLGIIAMCSMICEGTMFDWSGVYFRRVLQVREGWSGSGYAAFMSTMASGRFVADYLTTRFGVKKMLLISGTLTAIGLMVAVIFPYFLPASLGFMLVGAGVSAVVPLVYSAAGRSTIMPPGMALATVSTIGYLGFLFGPPLIGFVAQATNLGVAFTMIAVMGAAIAIMSSRIKV